One window of the Niallia circulans genome contains the following:
- a CDS encoding glutamine--tRNA ligase/YqeY domain fusion protein yields the protein MEMGSNFIKNIMKEDLETGKHDTVITRFPPEPNGYLHIGHAKSIFINFGLADEFGGKTNLRFDDTNPLKEDIEYVNSIKEDVEWLGYEWENLLFASDYFEEMYNRAVLLIKKGLAYVDDLSANEIREYRGTLTEPGKESPYRNRAVEENLQLFEAMRNGEFGNGEKVLRAKIDMTSPNINLRDPVIYRIAHATHHNTGDKWCIYPMYAFAHPIEDAIEGVTHSLCTTEFEDQRPLYDWVVRECEMESTPQQIEFGRLNITNTVMSKRKLKLLVDEKYVDGWDDPRMPTISGLRRKGVTPEAIRNFCMELGISKGSGAVDSAMLDHFVREDLKLKAPRTMGVLNPLKVVITNYPEGQVEMLEAENNPENPEMGTRQIPFSREIYIEQEDFMENPPKKYFRLFPGNEVRLKHAYFIKCEEVIKDEEGNVIELHCTYDKETKSGSGFTGRKVKGTLHWVEASQAIPAEFRLFEPLITDEDEEMEEGKTFLDYVNPNSLEIIQGFIEPNMKDVKPQDKFQFFRHGYFNVDPKYSTPEKPVFNRIVSLKSSFKL from the coding sequence TTGGAGATGGGCTCTAATTTTATAAAAAACATCATGAAAGAAGATTTAGAAACTGGGAAGCATGATACGGTTATCACGCGTTTTCCGCCAGAACCAAATGGATATCTGCACATTGGTCATGCAAAGTCTATTTTTATTAACTTTGGACTAGCAGATGAATTTGGAGGTAAGACCAACCTACGCTTTGACGATACAAACCCTTTAAAAGAGGACATTGAATATGTAAACTCTATTAAGGAAGATGTAGAATGGCTCGGATATGAATGGGAAAATTTATTATTTGCATCTGACTATTTCGAGGAAATGTACAACCGTGCAGTCTTATTAATAAAAAAAGGACTCGCTTATGTTGATGATTTATCAGCCAATGAAATTCGCGAATACCGCGGAACGTTAACAGAGCCAGGAAAGGAAAGTCCTTATCGTAATCGCGCAGTTGAAGAAAATCTTCAATTATTTGAAGCAATGCGCAATGGCGAATTCGGTAATGGCGAGAAGGTTCTTCGTGCAAAAATTGATATGACTTCCCCTAATATTAACTTAAGGGATCCTGTTATCTATCGTATTGCCCATGCTACTCACCACAATACAGGCGATAAATGGTGTATTTATCCAATGTACGCATTCGCTCATCCAATAGAGGATGCAATTGAGGGCGTAACACACTCTCTTTGTACAACAGAATTCGAAGATCAACGTCCTCTATATGATTGGGTTGTTCGCGAATGTGAGATGGAAAGCACGCCACAACAAATCGAATTTGGCCGTTTAAATATTACGAATACCGTAATGAGCAAACGTAAATTAAAGCTTCTTGTGGACGAGAAATATGTAGATGGTTGGGATGATCCACGCATGCCTACTATTTCTGGCTTAAGAAGAAAAGGCGTTACACCTGAAGCAATCCGTAATTTCTGTATGGAATTAGGAATTTCAAAAGGCTCTGGTGCCGTTGACTCTGCCATGCTTGACCACTTTGTACGGGAAGATTTAAAGTTAAAAGCACCTCGTACAATGGGTGTCCTAAATCCGTTAAAAGTAGTTATTACTAACTATCCGGAAGGTCAAGTAGAAATGCTAGAAGCGGAAAACAATCCGGAAAATCCCGAGATGGGAACTAGACAAATTCCATTCTCTCGTGAAATTTATATTGAACAAGAAGACTTTATGGAGAATCCTCCCAAAAAATATTTCCGCTTGTTCCCTGGTAATGAAGTGCGCTTGAAGCATGCTTACTTTATTAAGTGCGAAGAAGTAATTAAAGATGAAGAAGGCAATGTAATCGAGCTTCATTGTACGTATGATAAAGAAACAAAAAGTGGAAGTGGATTTACTGGTAGAAAAGTAAAAGGAACATTGCATTGGGTCGAAGCATCTCAGGCTATCCCTGCGGAGTTCCGTTTATTTGAACCACTAATTACAGATGAAGATGAGGAAATGGAAGAAGGAAAAACGTTTTTAGACTATGTTAATCCAAATTCTCTAGAAATAATTCAAGGATTTATTGAGCCAAATATGAAGGATGTTAAACCACAAGATAAATTCCAATTTTTCCGTCACGGATACTTCAATGTGGATCCTAAATATTCCACTCCAGAAAAGCCGGTATTTAACCGTATCGTTTCCTTGAAAAGTTCCTTTAAACTATAA
- a CDS encoding AzlD domain-containing protein: MMSNMTFFLLLIGCTLVTFIPRVIPFLVARNFTISPSVEKWLSYLPVCIFTGLIVESLLETGGSNSISINWEALLATIPTLIVAFLSKSLLTTVLFGVVCIAVVRLVL; encoded by the coding sequence ATGATGAGCAATATGACCTTTTTTCTTTTATTAATCGGTTGTACACTTGTAACGTTTATTCCGAGAGTAATCCCCTTTTTAGTGGCACGTAATTTTACTATTTCTCCATCTGTCGAAAAGTGGCTTTCTTATCTTCCTGTATGCATTTTTACCGGTTTAATCGTAGAAAGTCTTTTAGAAACTGGCGGAAGCAATAGTATTAGCATTAATTGGGAAGCGCTTCTTGCGACGATTCCTACTCTTATTGTTGCCTTTCTTAGTAAAAGTTTATTAACTACCGTATTATTCGGAGTTGTGTGTATCGCTGTCGTGAGATTGGTATTGTAG
- a CDS encoding AzlC family ABC transporter permease, whose amino-acid sequence MESIKVVEQEQQHTLSYLDGVKDCIPTLLGYISIGLAMGVVGVSSGLSILHVFLLAAFVYAGASQFIICAMIAAASPISAIILTTFIVNLRHLLLSSALAPKFTQYSIQKNIGIGSLVTDESFGVAITKIARKEPINDRWMNGLNLTAYLVWIAACTVGGYIGGWFPDPEQFGLDYALPAMFIALLILQLQTIEPTKLKHYLLLITLMIVCMLIFSTFLSSSLSVIISTIVVATIGVVTDK is encoded by the coding sequence GTGGAAAGTATTAAAGTAGTAGAACAAGAACAACAACACACACTCTCCTATTTGGATGGAGTAAAAGACTGTATTCCAACCTTGCTTGGTTATATCAGCATCGGTCTTGCAATGGGAGTAGTCGGTGTATCATCCGGCTTATCTATCCTGCATGTTTTCCTGCTTGCTGCATTTGTTTATGCTGGTGCCTCCCAGTTTATTATTTGTGCGATGATTGCAGCTGCAAGTCCTATCAGTGCGATTATTCTTACAACATTCATTGTAAATTTACGTCACTTATTATTAAGCTCCGCCCTAGCACCTAAATTTACCCAATATTCTATACAAAAAAATATTGGCATTGGCAGTCTTGTAACAGATGAATCATTTGGAGTAGCTATTACCAAAATTGCTAGAAAAGAGCCAATCAATGATAGATGGATGAACGGATTAAATCTTACTGCCTACCTTGTTTGGATTGCAGCTTGTACTGTCGGAGGATATATTGGAGGCTGGTTTCCTGATCCTGAACAATTCGGATTAGATTATGCCTTGCCAGCTATGTTTATTGCTTTGCTTATTCTCCAGCTGCAAACAATTGAACCTACTAAACTGAAACACTATTTATTGTTAATCACATTGATGATTGTCTGCATGCTTATTTTCTCGACTTTTTTATCAAGCAGCTTAAGTGTTATTATATCGACTATCGTCGTTGCTACAATTGGGGTGGTGACAGATAAATGA
- a CDS encoding MFS transporter: MENQKYSKRNLGIMWFANFFISACMTMVLPFLSLYIESFGQYSPEFVQHWSGLCFSVTFVAAFLFSPIWGKIGDKFGRKTILIILAIGLGISIFLMSFADSVWEVFILRFFTGFFTGFIPMSQAFISTQTPKKVAGKVLGTLQTGSITGSLIGPLLGGVLADSFGYAATFRFTSLAIFISAILVFTTKEFVLPAQKGTKSSYTSKEVLAYILKNPVFITVLLISAFIQIAHFSIQPILSLYVSKLHGPENIAFFAGLAFSAAGLGNLLMARKWGEMGDRSGHLKVLVILLFIAGIIYFPGGFVNQYWQLLIIRFILGVAIGGMVPVRIAYIRQEVPIAMQGEVMGYETSLRFLGNIIGPALGGLIAGNFGFSMVFFSTSILLLASGIFLFTMMHRHPKLAKHSIS, encoded by the coding sequence ATGGAAAACCAAAAATATTCAAAACGAAACTTAGGAATCATGTGGTTCGCTAACTTCTTTATTAGTGCCTGCATGACTATGGTTCTCCCATTTTTATCGCTTTATATTGAATCATTTGGTCAATATTCACCTGAATTTGTGCAGCATTGGTCGGGGCTTTGTTTCTCTGTGACCTTTGTAGCAGCTTTCTTGTTTTCACCGATATGGGGAAAAATTGGCGATAAATTTGGAAGAAAAACGATTCTTATCATTTTAGCAATCGGATTAGGCATTTCCATATTTCTAATGAGTTTTGCCGATTCTGTTTGGGAAGTCTTTATTCTTCGCTTTTTCACAGGATTTTTCACAGGCTTTATCCCAATGTCACAAGCGTTTATCTCCACACAAACTCCCAAAAAAGTTGCTGGTAAAGTATTAGGAACCTTACAGACAGGAAGTATTACTGGATCTTTGATTGGTCCTTTACTTGGAGGCGTATTAGCGGATAGTTTCGGCTATGCGGCGACTTTCCGATTTACTTCTCTTGCCATCTTTATATCTGCTATTCTAGTATTTACAACTAAAGAATTTGTTCTGCCTGCTCAAAAGGGTACAAAAAGTAGCTATACAAGCAAAGAGGTATTGGCCTATATTCTTAAAAACCCTGTATTCATTACCGTTCTGCTTATCTCAGCCTTTATACAAATTGCCCATTTCAGCATCCAGCCTATTCTGTCTTTATATGTCAGTAAATTGCATGGTCCGGAAAATATCGCCTTTTTCGCTGGCTTAGCTTTCTCAGCTGCAGGTTTAGGGAATTTACTAATGGCACGGAAATGGGGAGAAATGGGGGATCGCTCTGGTCACCTCAAAGTACTTGTTATTCTCCTGTTTATTGCCGGAATTATCTATTTCCCAGGAGGATTTGTTAATCAATACTGGCAATTGCTGATTATCCGCTTTATTCTCGGTGTTGCAATTGGGGGCATGGTTCCTGTACGTATTGCTTATATTCGACAAGAAGTACCTATTGCTATGCAAGGAGAAGTAATGGGATATGAAACAAGTCTTCGTTTTCTCGGAAATATAATCGGTCCTGCCCTTGGTGGACTAATCGCAGGTAACTTTGGTTTCTCTATGGTATTCTTTTCCACTAGTATTCTCTTATTAGCAAGCGGTATTTTCCTATTTACTATGATGCACCGCCATCCTAAGCTAGCTAAACATTCGATTTCCTAA
- a CDS encoding aspartate kinase: MKVVKFGGSSLATGKQLEKVLQIVKADKERRIVVVSAPGKRYDSDTKVTDLLIQCAQAVVNGSGYSSYLEEVLDRYASIAKELDLSSDIITNIKSDLLDLINTSSNINAFMEAMKASGEDNNAKLVAHFFKARGLDAIYISPKEAGLIVSDDPGNAQVLSESYDRLYSLREEKRIIVFPGFFGYSEAGDVVTFSRSGSDITGAILANGVKAELYENFTDVDAVYSVNPSIVTQPKEIKELTYREMRELSYAGFSVFHAEALIPAYRAGIPVQVRNTNNPSAQGTRIVASRNNTNGPVIGIANDKGFCSIYISKYLMNREVGFARKVLSILEDYHISYEHMPSGIDDLTIVLRQDQLTGKSEQEILARISEELQVEEIKVEHDLALIMLVGEGMRRNIGTNARASKALAKAEVNIEMINQGSSEVSMMFGVKETVVKKAVKALYEEFFVE, encoded by the coding sequence ATGAAGGTTGTCAAATTTGGGGGTAGTTCTCTAGCTACAGGGAAGCAATTGGAAAAAGTGTTACAAATAGTAAAGGCGGATAAGGAGAGAAGGATTGTCGTCGTGTCTGCTCCTGGAAAAAGATATGATTCAGATACGAAGGTAACGGATTTATTAATTCAATGTGCGCAAGCTGTGGTAAATGGAAGTGGTTATTCTTCTTATTTAGAGGAAGTGTTAGATAGATATGCTAGTATTGCTAAAGAATTGGATTTATCGAGTGATATTATAACGAATATTAAAAGCGACTTATTGGATTTAATAAATACATCTTCTAATATAAATGCTTTTATGGAAGCAATGAAGGCTAGCGGAGAGGATAATAATGCTAAATTAGTTGCACATTTCTTTAAAGCTAGAGGATTAGATGCCATTTATATTAGTCCAAAGGAAGCGGGCTTGATTGTTAGTGATGATCCCGGAAATGCTCAAGTACTTTCTGAATCTTACGATCGGTTATATTCCTTAAGAGAAGAGAAGCGAATAATTGTATTTCCAGGTTTTTTTGGTTACAGTGAAGCGGGAGATGTAGTGACATTTTCAAGAAGTGGATCAGATATTACGGGAGCGATTCTCGCCAATGGCGTGAAAGCGGAGTTGTATGAAAACTTTACAGATGTGGATGCTGTTTACTCTGTAAATCCTTCCATTGTAACGCAGCCGAAAGAAATTAAGGAACTTACTTATCGGGAAATGCGTGAATTATCATATGCCGGTTTCTCTGTATTTCATGCGGAAGCTTTAATTCCAGCGTATCGTGCAGGTATTCCAGTTCAAGTAAGAAATACAAATAATCCATCCGCACAAGGAACAAGAATAGTCGCTTCTAGAAATAATACGAATGGTCCTGTAATTGGCATTGCTAATGATAAGGGATTTTGTTCTATTTATATTAGTAAATATTTAATGAATCGTGAAGTAGGGTTTGCCAGAAAAGTTCTATCGATATTAGAGGATTATCATATTTCGTATGAACATATGCCTTCTGGAATTGATGATTTAACAATTGTTTTACGCCAAGATCAATTGACAGGGAAAAGCGAACAAGAGATATTGGCTAGAATATCAGAGGAACTACAAGTGGAAGAAATAAAAGTGGAACACGATTTAGCGCTTATCATGCTTGTAGGGGAAGGGATGCGACGTAATATCGGTACAAATGCCCGTGCATCCAAAGCACTTGCGAAAGCGGAAGTGAATATTGAAATGATTAACCAAGGTTCTTCTGAAGTAAGCATGATGTTTGGAGTAAAAGAAACAGTTGTCAAAAAGGCTGTAAAAGCTTTATATGAAGAGTTTTTTGTGGAGTAG
- a CDS encoding transporter substrate-binding domain-containing protein, with protein sequence MRKNGILFALFISIVLVLAACGTGSEKANSDGDGKKKLRVVTDAAYAPFEYMDKDKIIGFDVDIFTAAAEEAGYDFEIVNVGWDPLFAELENGTADVGLSAITINDDRLKSYDFSVPYFESTNKILAPEGTDIKKAADLTDKTVAVQSGTTGADAVDALLGNGNEKVKKFENNNLAILEMKNQGAAAVVADNAVLEAYAKNNPQDNFIVIEDKEGFESEYYGFMFPKDSEMEADLSKGLNAIFDNGKYAEIYKEWFGQDPDIENLKAQQ encoded by the coding sequence ATGAGGAAAAACGGCATTTTATTTGCTTTATTTATATCGATTGTTCTTGTTTTAGCAGCATGTGGGACAGGTTCAGAAAAAGCAAATAGTGATGGAGACGGCAAAAAGAAATTAAGAGTCGTTACAGATGCGGCTTATGCACCATTTGAGTATATGGATAAAGACAAGATTATTGGCTTCGATGTCGATATTTTCACAGCGGCGGCAGAGGAAGCTGGCTATGACTTTGAAATTGTCAACGTTGGATGGGACCCACTCTTTGCAGAATTAGAAAATGGCACAGCGGATGTTGGTTTATCAGCCATTACAATAAACGATGACCGACTTAAATCCTATGATTTCTCTGTTCCATATTTTGAAAGTACGAATAAAATTTTGGCACCAGAAGGTACTGATATTAAGAAAGCGGCTGATCTAACGGATAAGACTGTTGCTGTTCAATCAGGAACAACAGGTGCAGATGCAGTCGATGCGCTCCTAGGAAATGGCAATGAAAAAGTAAAAAAGTTTGAAAATAATAATTTAGCTATTTTGGAAATGAAGAATCAGGGTGCAGCTGCTGTTGTGGCAGATAATGCAGTATTAGAAGCATATGCGAAAAATAATCCGCAAGATAACTTTATCGTGATTGAGGATAAAGAAGGATTTGAATCAGAATACTATGGATTCATGTTCCCGAAAGATAGTGAGATGGAAGCTGATTTAAGCAAAGGTCTTAATGCTATTTTTGATAATGGTAAATATGCAGAGATATATAAAGAATGGTTTGGGCAAGATCCAGATATTGAAAATTTAAAAGCACAACAATAG
- a CDS encoding amino acid ABC transporter permease → MDFNFTIILEYADLFKKGILVTIQLSLYAIVFGTVLGLLIGLGKIAKNQLVAFPFRCYIAIFRGTPLFVQILIIHFGFIPLFLNTTNAMIAAIVALSLNAAAYIAEIFRAGIESIDRGQMEAGRSLGMTHIQAMRYIVLPQSFKRMIPPLGNEFIVLIKDSSLAAVIAAPELMYYARLMMGQYNRVWEPYLTVAVIYLVLTLTLSFFLTRLERRLKTE, encoded by the coding sequence ATGGATTTTAATTTTACGATTATTTTAGAGTATGCTGACTTATTTAAAAAGGGGATATTAGTGACCATTCAATTATCCTTGTATGCAATAGTATTTGGTACGGTTTTAGGTTTATTAATCGGCCTTGGAAAAATAGCAAAGAATCAATTGGTTGCTTTTCCTTTCCGTTGCTATATTGCTATTTTCCGCGGCACCCCTCTTTTTGTACAAATCCTAATCATTCATTTTGGATTTATCCCATTATTTTTAAATACAACCAATGCCATGATAGCAGCAATTGTTGCATTATCGCTTAACGCAGCTGCTTATATTGCAGAGATTTTTAGAGCTGGAATTGAATCCATTGACCGTGGTCAGATGGAAGCAGGCAGATCCTTAGGGATGACGCATATACAGGCAATGCGATACATAGTACTTCCTCAGTCCTTTAAACGAATGATTCCCCCGTTAGGCAATGAATTTATTGTATTAATTAAAGATTCTTCTTTAGCAGCTGTTATTGCTGCTCCAGAGTTAATGTACTATGCAAGGCTGATGATGGGACAGTATAACCGAGTTTGGGAGCCATATTTAACAGTAGCTGTTATTTATCTTGTCTTAACCTTAACATTAAGCTTCTTCTTAACTCGTTTGGAAAGAAGGTTGAAAACAGAATGA
- a CDS encoding amino acid ABC transporter ATP-binding protein — MIVVEKLKKSFGDNEVLKDISMTINQKEVVVIIGPSGSGKSTFLRCINLLESISDGTIHIKGKNITDKSTNINEVRKDVGMVFQQFNLFPHKSVLQNIMLSPMKVRKVSKENARIKALELLKKVGLEDKANVYPDSLSGGQKQRVAIARALAMEPSIMLFDEPTSALDPEMVGEVLEVMKELAKEGMTMIVVTHEMGFAREVGDRVIFMDGGYVVEENTPVKLFTHPQEERTISFLSKIL, encoded by the coding sequence ATGATTGTTGTTGAAAAATTAAAAAAGTCCTTCGGAGATAATGAAGTATTAAAGGATATAAGTATGACTATTAATCAGAAGGAGGTCGTCGTAATTATTGGTCCTTCTGGATCGGGAAAATCAACTTTTTTGCGCTGCATCAATTTACTAGAAAGTATATCGGATGGAACGATTCATATTAAAGGGAAGAATATTACGGATAAGTCCACAAATATTAATGAAGTACGTAAGGATGTAGGGATGGTGTTTCAACAGTTTAATTTATTCCCGCATAAGTCAGTTCTTCAAAATATTATGCTTTCACCTATGAAAGTAAGGAAGGTCTCAAAAGAAAATGCTCGGATAAAGGCATTAGAATTATTGAAAAAAGTGGGCTTAGAGGATAAAGCAAATGTATATCCTGATTCACTCTCTGGTGGACAAAAACAGCGTGTCGCCATCGCGAGAGCACTCGCAATGGAACCAAGTATTATGTTATTTGATGAGCCGACGTCTGCGTTAGATCCAGAGATGGTAGGAGAGGTATTGGAAGTGATGAAGGAACTTGCCAAGGAAGGAATGACGATGATTGTAGTAACGCATGAAATGGGATTTGCAAGAGAAGTTGGAGATCGTGTGATTTTCATGGACGGTGGATATGTAGTCGAAGAAAATACACCAGTAAAGTTATTTACACATCCACAAGAAGAACGTACCATCTCTTTCTTAAGTAAGATCTTATAA
- a CDS encoding class I SAM-dependent methyltransferase: MFSYYSELCTELYDLTKPVGYSLNGDIEYYQERLKNCQGRILEAAVGSGRFIIPLLEAGYIIDGIDYSPEMLNSCRKRCEERGLSPNLYEDKLQGLSLPFNYKAIIIPTGSFCLIEKREDSLNALKCFYKHLVPGGRLIVDLLLPHDWKTGEISTSTFSLPNGDGITLENKSIELDWLNQFTISYLKYEKWRKGKLIQTELQRFALRWYGIEEFKLILENIGFSDITCSADYVYEKQPSNASQIITFEAVRKQ; the protein is encoded by the coding sequence ATGTTTAGTTATTATAGCGAACTTTGTACCGAGCTCTACGATTTAACAAAGCCTGTGGGGTACTCTTTAAATGGGGATATTGAATATTACCAAGAACGGTTAAAAAATTGTCAGGGGCGTATTCTAGAAGCTGCTGTTGGCTCAGGACGTTTTATTATTCCACTTCTTGAGGCGGGATATATAATTGATGGAATTGATTATTCTCCTGAAATGTTGAACTCTTGTCGGAAACGTTGTGAAGAAAGAGGATTAAGCCCTAATTTATATGAAGATAAATTACAGGGACTTTCATTGCCATTTAATTATAAGGCAATTATTATTCCTACAGGTTCCTTTTGTTTAATAGAAAAACGAGAAGACTCTCTAAACGCATTGAAGTGCTTTTATAAACATCTTGTTCCAGGAGGACGTTTGATTGTTGATCTTCTATTACCTCATGATTGGAAAACAGGAGAGATTTCTACTTCAACTTTTTCCCTACCTAACGGGGATGGGATTACGCTGGAAAACAAATCGATTGAATTGGATTGGCTCAATCAATTTACTATTTCCTACTTGAAATATGAGAAATGGCGTAAAGGAAAGTTGATTCAAACCGAGTTACAACGTTTTGCTTTGCGTTGGTATGGAATCGAAGAATTTAAGCTTATTTTGGAAAATATCGGTTTCTCTGATATTACGTGCTCTGCTGATTATGTTTACGAGAAGCAACCATCAAATGCAAGTCAAATCATTACTTTTGAAGCTGTAAGAAAACAATAA
- a CDS encoding amidohydrolase, whose protein sequence is MLKKWHSELAEMFDQMVEWRRHFHQYPELSFQEVETPRMIAEILEGFGIEVRRNVGGRGVVGKIYGAKPGKTIALRADFDALPIQDGKDVPYKSKVPGVMHACGHDGHTATLLAVAKVLQDNRDSIAGNIVLLHQHAEELSPGGAKAMIEDDCLKDVDVVYGAHLSSLNELGKYYYKPGYSQAAADAFEITIKGKGGHGSAPHETVDAIAVGTALVSQLQYIASRRVDPLNPVVLSVGSFHGGKAQNVIADTAVMTGTVRTLDKDLRLFMEEEIKLMVNEICESMQATAEINYIKGYPAVYNHEEEVEVFEKVIENSLDKNMLVRSVPIMGAEDFSYYLLEKPGMFFHTGAKVSEGKAYPHHHPMFDFDERAMIYAGKAFLSIVDNYVSIQVKENLAEPVL, encoded by the coding sequence ATGTTAAAAAAATGGCATAGTGAATTAGCCGAGATGTTTGATCAAATGGTTGAGTGGAGAAGACATTTTCATCAGTACCCAGAACTATCTTTCCAAGAGGTGGAAACACCAAGAATGATTGCTGAAATTTTAGAAGGATTCGGTATTGAAGTAAGGAGAAATGTTGGTGGAAGAGGAGTAGTTGGGAAAATATATGGAGCCAAACCTGGCAAAACGATTGCGCTGCGAGCAGACTTTGATGCATTGCCAATTCAAGATGGAAAGGATGTACCGTATAAATCGAAGGTGCCAGGAGTTATGCATGCATGTGGACATGATGGACATACAGCTACTCTTTTAGCAGTGGCGAAAGTACTTCAAGATAATAGGGATAGTATTGCTGGGAATATTGTACTGCTTCATCAGCATGCTGAAGAATTATCCCCTGGTGGAGCAAAAGCAATGATTGAAGACGATTGTTTAAAAGATGTAGATGTCGTTTATGGGGCGCATCTTTCCTCATTAAATGAACTCGGAAAATATTATTATAAACCCGGATACTCGCAAGCAGCAGCAGATGCATTTGAAATTACCATTAAAGGAAAGGGTGGACATGGTTCCGCTCCTCATGAAACAGTGGATGCGATTGCGGTCGGAACGGCGCTAGTCAGCCAGCTACAATATATTGCGAGCAGACGTGTAGATCCATTAAATCCCGTTGTACTATCTGTAGGATCCTTTCATGGAGGAAAGGCGCAAAATGTCATTGCTGATACTGCTGTGATGACAGGAACCGTCCGAACACTAGATAAAGATCTGCGTTTATTTATGGAAGAAGAGATCAAATTAATGGTAAATGAGATTTGTGAGAGCATGCAGGCTACTGCTGAAATTAATTATATAAAGGGATATCCAGCTGTATATAATCATGAGGAAGAAGTAGAAGTTTTTGAAAAGGTTATAGAAAATTCATTAGATAAGAATATGTTAGTTCGTTCCGTACCAATCATGGGAGCAGAGGATTTTTCTTATTATTTGCTTGAAAAGCCGGGCATGTTTTTTCATACAGGAGCAAAAGTCTCAGAGGGAAAAGCTTATCCTCATCATCATCCAATGTTCGATTTTGACGAAAGAGCAATGATTTATGCTGGAAAAGCATTTTTGAGTATTGTCGATAATTATGTATCGATCCAAGTAAAAGAAAACCTTGCTGAACCAGTTCTATAA
- a CDS encoding M20 family metallopeptidase, which yields MLEKWYEEIEAMYEQMVEWRRYLHENPELSFQEINTSKMIGDLLESFGIEVRRNVGGNGIVGKIYGAKPGKTIALRADFDALPIQDEKNVAFKSKVPGVMHACGHDGHTATLLAVAKVLQNNAEELAGNVVLLHQHAEESPPGGAIAMIEDGCLEDVDVVYGAHLASGSDLGSVLYRIGPVSAASDAFELKIQGKGGHGASPHQTIDAVAVGVQITNQLKHIVSRRVNPQKPAVISIGSFHAGNAGNVISDTAELTGTVRTFDEDVRSLIIEEMEQLIKGVCKAFHATYEFNYTKGYPSTVNTADETNILEKCLINTLPESKPVIIEKPGMGGEDFSYYLQNRPGCFFSVGARNEDIEAIYPHHHPKFTFDERAMLHTAKIFLSLVDYYTNTERKEALVNSSTI from the coding sequence ATGCTAGAGAAATGGTATGAAGAAATTGAAGCTATGTATGAGCAAATGGTAGAGTGGAGACGATATTTACACGAAAATCCAGAGCTATCTTTTCAAGAAATTAATACAAGTAAGATGATTGGTGATCTGTTGGAAAGCTTCGGAATTGAAGTAAGACGAAATGTTGGTGGAAATGGGATTGTAGGTAAGATTTACGGTGCTAAGCCTGGAAAAACGATTGCCTTACGAGCAGACTTTGATGCCTTACCGATTCAGGATGAAAAGAATGTAGCTTTTAAATCGAAAGTTCCAGGTGTGATGCATGCATGTGGACATGATGGGCATACAGCTACATTGCTGGCAGTAGCAAAGGTTCTCCAGAATAATGCGGAAGAACTGGCTGGGAATGTAGTTCTATTACACCAGCATGCGGAGGAATCACCGCCAGGGGGAGCCATTGCCATGATTGAAGATGGCTGCTTAGAGGATGTAGATGTTGTCTATGGTGCCCATTTAGCCTCTGGCAGTGACCTAGGGAGTGTCCTTTATAGGATTGGACCAGTATCCGCTGCAAGTGATGCATTTGAATTGAAAATTCAAGGGAAAGGTGGACATGGTGCATCTCCTCATCAAACAATTGACGCTGTTGCAGTTGGCGTCCAAATTACCAATCAACTAAAGCATATTGTAAGCAGAAGAGTAAACCCACAGAAGCCCGCAGTTATTTCCATTGGATCGTTCCATGCAGGAAATGCAGGAAATGTCATTTCAGATACAGCTGAATTAACTGGGACCGTTCGTACATTTGATGAAGATGTACGATCATTGATCATAGAAGAAATGGAGCAGCTAATTAAAGGGGTATGTAAAGCATTCCATGCAACTTATGAATTTAATTATACAAAAGGCTATCCCTCTACTGTAAATACAGCGGATGAAACAAATATACTCGAAAAATGTTTGATAAATACCTTGCCAGAAAGCAAGCCTGTCATAATAGAAAAACCAGGAATGGGTGGAGAAGATTTCTCTTATTATCTACAAAATCGACCTGGATGTTTCTTTTCAGTAGGGGCTAGAAACGAAGATATAGAGGCAATTTATCCTCATCATCATCCAAAGTTTACTTTTGATGAAAGGGCCATGCTCCATACAGCTAAGATATTTTTGAGTCTAGTAGATTACTACACGAATACAGAAAGGAAAGAGGCTTTGGTGAACAGCTCTACAATATAA